From Erwinia sp. HDF1-3R, one genomic window encodes:
- the purU gene encoding formyltetrahydrofolate deformylase: MHPQTLQRKVLRTICPDAKGLIAKITNICYKHELNIVQNNEFVDHRTGRFFMRTELEGIFNDATLLADLDSALPEGSIRELNSAGRRRIVILVTREAHCLGDLLMKSAYGGLDVEIAAVIGNHETLRTLVERFDIPFIFQSHEGLTRDQHDNNMAAEIDRFQPDYVVLAKYMRVLTPAFVQRYPNRIINIHHSFLPAFIGARPYHQAYERGVKIIGATAHYVNDNLDEGPIIIQEVIHVDHNYTAEDMMRAGRDVEKNALSRALYQVLAQRVFVYGNRTIIL, encoded by the coding sequence ATGCACCCGCAAACACTGCAACGAAAAGTTTTAAGAACAATCTGCCCGGATGCCAAAGGGCTGATCGCAAAAATCACCAACATTTGCTACAAGCACGAGCTGAACATTGTGCAGAACAATGAGTTCGTCGATCACCGTACCGGGCGTTTCTTTATGCGTACCGAGCTGGAAGGCATTTTCAATGACGCAACGCTGCTGGCCGATTTAGACAGCGCGCTGCCAGAGGGTTCGATACGTGAGCTGAATTCGGCCGGACGTCGCCGCATCGTTATCCTGGTGACCAGGGAAGCGCACTGCCTGGGCGATCTGCTGATGAAAAGCGCCTACGGCGGACTGGATGTTGAGATCGCAGCAGTCATTGGCAACCATGAAACCCTGCGCACGCTGGTCGAGCGCTTTGATATTCCGTTTATTTTCCAGAGCCACGAAGGTCTGACCCGCGACCAGCACGATAACAATATGGCTGCGGAAATTGATCGCTTTCAGCCCGATTACGTGGTGCTGGCAAAATATATGCGCGTACTGACGCCAGCATTTGTTCAGCGCTACCCCAATCGAATCATCAATATCCACCACTCGTTTCTGCCTGCTTTTATCGGAGCCCGCCCTTATCACCAGGCTTATGAACGTGGCGTCAAAATTATTGGCGCCACAGCGCACTACGTGAATGACAATCTTGATGAAGGTCCTATCATTATCCAGGAAGTGATCCACGTAGATCATAATTATACGGCCGAGGATATGATGCGTGCCGGCCGCGACGTTGAAAAAAATGCGTTGAGTCGCGCGCTTTATCAGGTGCTTGCCCAGCGCGTTTTCGTTTATGGCAACCGCACGATTATCCTGTAA
- the xthA gene encoding exodeoxyribonuclease III — translation MKFVSFNINGLRARPHQLAAIIEQHQPDVIGLQETKVHDDMFPLDEVASHGYHVFYHGQKGHYGVALLTKAEPLTVRRGFPGDEEDAQRRLIMAEIPSPAGNILVINGYFPQGESRDHPTKFPAKEKFYRDLQNFLETEQKPVNQVLIMGDMNISSADTDIGIGEDSRKRWLRTGKCSFLPEEREWMDRLMGWGLVDTWRAQNAEVSDRFSWFDYRSKGFDDNRGLRIDLLLASRPLAERCVATGIDYDIRGMEKPSDHAPVWAQFNFD, via the coding sequence ATGAAATTTGTTTCTTTTAATATCAATGGGCTGCGCGCCCGTCCTCACCAGCTGGCCGCCATTATTGAGCAGCATCAGCCTGACGTCATCGGCCTGCAGGAAACCAAGGTTCACGACGATATGTTTCCGCTTGATGAGGTCGCCAGCCACGGCTACCACGTCTTTTATCATGGGCAAAAAGGTCACTACGGCGTCGCCCTGCTGACGAAAGCCGAGCCTCTCACCGTCAGACGTGGTTTCCCGGGAGATGAAGAAGACGCCCAGCGCCGCCTGATCATGGCCGAGATCCCCAGTCCGGCAGGAAATATTTTGGTGATCAACGGCTATTTCCCGCAGGGGGAGAGTCGTGACCACCCCACCAAATTCCCGGCGAAGGAAAAATTCTATCGCGACCTGCAGAATTTCCTTGAGACGGAGCAAAAGCCCGTGAATCAGGTACTGATTATGGGTGATATGAATATCAGTTCCGCCGATACCGATATCGGCATCGGGGAAGACAGCCGTAAGCGCTGGCTGCGCACCGGCAAGTGTTCTTTTCTGCCTGAAGAGCGGGAGTGGATGGACAGGCTGATGGGCTGGGGCCTGGTGGATACCTGGCGGGCGCAGAACGCTGAGGTCAGCGATCGCTTCTCGTGGTTCGATTACCGCTCAAAAGGCTTTGACGATAATCGCGGTCTGCGTATCGATTTGCTGCTGGCCAGCAGGCCACTGGCCGAACGCTGCGTCGCAACCGGTATTGACTATGACATTCGCGGAATGGAAAAACCCTCCGACCATGCGCCGGTCTGGGCGCAGTTTAATTTTGATTAG
- a CDS encoding DUF1496 domain-containing protein, with protein MRRNAVVMLFAALLLSGQAAATSQSLHVGGGQGSDVSSGYGSGGGYVPAGRNNTGVVVDMPPEAWTQGQNSNQPPCLRCCTWENRSYTEGSVVKMEGVLLQCRRDERSVGTNNLTWQTLHQN; from the coding sequence ATGAGAAGAAATGCCGTAGTGATGCTGTTTGCTGCGCTGCTGTTAAGCGGTCAGGCAGCGGCAACCAGTCAGAGCCTGCACGTTGGCGGCGGGCAGGGCAGTGACGTCAGCAGTGGATACGGGTCAGGCGGCGGCTATGTGCCCGCAGGCAGAAACAATACCGGCGTGGTGGTAGATATGCCGCCAGAGGCGTGGACGCAGGGGCAAAACAGCAATCAGCCGCCGTGTCTGCGCTGCTGTACCTGGGAGAATCGCAGCTATACCGAAGGATCGGTGGTGAAAATGGAAGGGGTACTTTTGCAGTGCCGCCGCGACGAACGCTCGGTCGGCACTAACAACCTGACCTGGCAAACGCTACATCAGAACTAA
- a CDS encoding DNA topoisomerase III has product MRLFIAEKPSLARAIADVLPKPHRRGEGYIACGPDNMVTWCVGHLLEQAQPDSYNSRYARWSLADLPIVPEKWQLQPRPSVAKQLNVIKTLLEQATEVIHAGDPDREGQLLVDEVLDYLALPAGKREKVQRCLINDLNPQAVERAVGRLRENREFIPLCVSALARARADWLYGINMTRAYTLLGRNAGYDGLLSVGRVQTPVLGLVVRRDEDIEGFVPKDFYEVKAHIVTPADERFVALWQPSDACESWQDEEGRLLHRPLADHVVARIGGQPAHVTSYNDRRENDTAPLPFSLSALQIEAAKRFGLSAQTVLDTCQKLYETHKLITYPRSDSRYLPDEHFAGRHAVLNAIGVHQPDLQTPADFDSDRKNRCWDDKKVDAHHAIIPTARGGTLRLSENESSIYRLIATQYLMQFCPDAVYRKCVIELDINGGKFMAKARFLAEAGWRALLGSKERDEENDGTPLPVVAKGDELLCERGEVVAKQTQPPRPFTDATLLSAMTGIARFVQDKDLKKVLRATDGLGTEATRAGIIELLFKRAFLFKKGRYIHASPAGRALIHSLPEMAARPDMTAQWESTLTKISEKQCRYQDFMMPLVETLHNLISQARQQPAAHAFRGLPAAENRKKPARRRASKAKETE; this is encoded by the coding sequence ATGCGTTTGTTTATTGCCGAAAAACCCAGCCTTGCCCGCGCGATAGCGGATGTATTACCTAAGCCGCACCGCCGGGGCGAGGGCTACATTGCCTGCGGACCGGATAATATGGTGACGTGGTGCGTCGGGCACCTGCTGGAACAGGCGCAGCCGGACAGCTATAACAGCCGCTATGCGCGCTGGTCGCTGGCCGATCTGCCGATTGTCCCGGAAAAATGGCAGCTACAGCCGCGGCCTTCGGTAGCAAAACAGCTCAATGTGATCAAGACGCTGCTGGAACAGGCGACTGAAGTGATCCACGCCGGGGACCCGGACAGGGAAGGGCAGCTGCTGGTGGATGAGGTGCTGGATTATCTGGCGCTGCCGGCAGGCAAGCGCGAAAAGGTGCAGCGCTGCCTGATTAACGATCTCAACCCCCAGGCGGTTGAACGGGCGGTGGGGCGGCTGCGTGAAAATCGCGAATTTATCCCGCTGTGCGTCTCTGCGCTGGCGCGGGCGCGGGCCGACTGGCTTTACGGCATTAATATGACCCGTGCCTACACGCTGCTGGGGCGCAATGCAGGCTACGACGGCCTGCTGTCCGTAGGTCGGGTACAAACGCCGGTTCTGGGGCTGGTGGTACGGCGGGATGAAGATATCGAAGGCTTCGTTCCAAAAGATTTTTACGAAGTTAAGGCGCATATCGTCACGCCCGCTGATGAGCGATTTGTCGCGCTATGGCAGCCCAGCGATGCCTGCGAATCCTGGCAGGATGAGGAGGGGCGTTTGCTGCATCGCCCGCTGGCAGACCATGTGGTGGCGCGTATTGGCGGTCAGCCTGCCCACGTCACCAGCTATAACGACAGGCGGGAAAACGACACGGCGCCGCTGCCTTTTTCTCTTTCCGCGCTGCAAATCGAGGCGGCGAAGCGCTTCGGCCTTAGCGCGCAGACCGTGCTTGATACCTGCCAGAAGCTTTACGAAACCCATAAGCTGATCACCTACCCTCGTTCGGACAGCCGTTACCTGCCGGATGAGCACTTTGCCGGGCGTCATGCCGTTCTCAACGCGATAGGTGTACACCAGCCCGATCTGCAAACGCCTGCCGATTTTGACAGCGACCGCAAGAACCGCTGCTGGGACGATAAAAAAGTGGATGCGCACCATGCAATTATCCCGACGGCACGCGGCGGCACCCTGCGCCTTAGTGAAAATGAAAGCAGTATCTACCGGCTGATCGCCACCCAGTATCTGATGCAGTTTTGTCCTGATGCCGTCTACCGCAAATGCGTGATTGAACTTGATATCAACGGCGGGAAATTTATGGCTAAGGCCCGATTTCTGGCCGAAGCGGGCTGGCGTGCGCTGCTCGGCAGTAAAGAACGGGATGAGGAAAATGACGGCACGCCGCTACCGGTGGTGGCAAAAGGGGATGAGCTCCTCTGCGAGCGCGGAGAAGTGGTGGCGAAGCAGACACAGCCGCCCAGACCCTTTACCGATGCCACGCTGCTCTCAGCGATGACCGGTATTGCGCGCTTCGTCCAGGATAAAGATCTAAAGAAAGTGCTGCGTGCGACCGATGGTTTAGGGACAGAGGCTACGCGCGCCGGGATTATTGAGTTGCTCTTCAAACGGGCTTTTTTGTTTAAAAAAGGGCGCTATATTCATGCCAGTCCCGCCGGGCGGGCGCTGATCCACTCGCTGCCAGAGATGGCAGCCAGACCGGATATGACTGCCCAGTGGGAGTCCACGCTGACTAAAATCAGTGAAAAGCAGTGCCGCTATCAGGATTTTATGATGCCGCTGGTAGAGACGCTGCATAATCTGATTTCGCAGGCCCGGCAGCAGCCCGCCGCGCATGCATTCCGTGGCCTTCCTGCGGCAGAAAATCGTAAAAAACCGGCGCGTCGCAGGGCGTCCAAAGCGAAGGAAACTGAGTAA
- a CDS encoding NAD(P)H nitroreductase, whose product MDALDLVVNRRSASRLSEPAPAGEALENILRAGMRAPDHGTLQPWRFSIIEGAGRERFSQLLETTARQDDMDLKAIEKAKQSPFRAPMIITVVARCEDHPKVPRWEQVVSAGCAVMAMQMAALAQGFNGVWRTGAWTEHQAVREAFGCREQDSLVGFLYLGTPQLKSSTTVLPPDTAPFVSYF is encoded by the coding sequence ATGGATGCGCTGGATTTAGTGGTTAACCGTCGTTCTGCCTCGCGGCTCAGTGAACCGGCGCCTGCGGGTGAAGCCCTGGAGAATATCCTTCGTGCCGGTATGCGCGCGCCCGACCACGGCACGCTCCAGCCGTGGCGCTTTAGCATTATCGAAGGCGCAGGACGCGAGCGCTTCAGCCAGCTGCTGGAAACGACGGCCCGTCAGGATGATATGGATTTAAAGGCCATTGAAAAGGCAAAACAGTCCCCGTTTCGCGCGCCGATGATCATCACCGTTGTAGCGCGCTGCGAAGACCATCCGAAGGTCCCGCGCTGGGAGCAGGTGGTTTCCGCAGGCTGTGCGGTGATGGCAATGCAGATGGCCGCGCTGGCGCAGGGGTTTAACGGCGTCTGGCGTACCGGTGCCTGGACTGAGCATCAGGCGGTGCGCGAGGCGTTTGGCTGCCGCGAGCAGGATAGCCTGGTGGGTTTTCTGTACCTTGGTACGCCCCAGCTCAAATCTTCCACTACCGTTCTTCCGCCCGACACCGCTCCATTTGTCAGTTATTTCTGA
- the sppA gene encoding signal peptide peptidase SppA, which produces MRTLWRAIAGFFKWTWRLLNFVREFILNLFLVVLILICIGVYVQFSRPATPEQSPKGALIVDLSGTVVDKPSVSNKLSKLGRQLLGTNSNRLKENSLFDVVDAIRQAKGDANITGMVLDLRDFAGADQPSLQYMGKALREFRDSGKQIYATGDSYSQAQYYLASFANKIYLSPQGTVDIHGFATNGLYYKSLLDNLKVSSHVFRVGTYKSAVEPFLRDDMSPAAREADSRWMGELWQNYLNTLAANRQITPDQVFPGAQGLLDALQKTGGDTAEYAKNARLVDELASRSAVDQQLTKVFGWDKEAKDFNGTSIYDYQVKDQQSADGNIAVIMANGAIMDGDETAGTVGGDTTAMEIRQARLDPKIKAIVFRVNSPGGSVTASETIREELAAAKAAGKPVVVSMGGLAASGGYWVSTPANYIIASPNTLTGSIGIFGVINTVENSLDAIGVHTDGVSTSPLADVATTKALPPEVQQMMQLSIENGYKNFLNLVAQARNKTPEQIDQIAQGHVWTGSDAKANGLVDALGDFDDAVAKAAELAKLKQPQLNWYQDDPGMLDMLFSQMDVSIRAALPDVLKVWLPAPVMDTMAAMRDQPGLFDNLNDPQNRYAICLTCGQVK; this is translated from the coding sequence ATGCGCACTTTGTGGCGAGCAATCGCTGGTTTTTTTAAATGGACCTGGCGACTGCTGAATTTCGTCCGTGAGTTCATTCTCAATCTGTTTCTGGTGGTATTGATTCTGATCTGTATTGGAGTTTACGTTCAGTTCAGCCGCCCTGCCACGCCGGAACAATCCCCTAAAGGCGCACTGATTGTTGATCTGAGCGGCACGGTGGTCGATAAGCCCTCCGTCAGCAATAAGCTCAGCAAACTTGGTCGCCAGCTGCTGGGTACCAACAGCAACCGCCTGAAGGAGAATTCGCTGTTTGACGTAGTGGATGCCATCCGCCAGGCGAAAGGCGATGCCAATATTACTGGCATGGTGCTCGATCTGCGCGATTTCGCCGGTGCCGATCAGCCCTCGCTCCAGTATATGGGTAAGGCCCTGCGCGAGTTTCGCGACAGCGGTAAACAGATTTACGCCACCGGTGACAGCTACAGTCAGGCACAGTACTACCTTGCCAGCTTCGCCAATAAAATTTATCTCTCCCCACAGGGTACGGTGGATATCCACGGTTTTGCCACTAACGGACTCTACTATAAGTCACTGCTGGATAACCTGAAGGTCTCATCACACGTCTTCCGCGTGGGGACCTACAAGTCGGCCGTTGAGCCGTTCCTGCGGGATGATATGTCTCCGGCAGCGCGCGAGGCGGACAGCCGCTGGATGGGCGAACTGTGGCAAAACTATCTCAATACCCTGGCGGCCAACCGTCAGATCACCCCGGATCAGGTTTTCCCGGGTGCGCAGGGCCTGCTCGATGCACTACAGAAAACCGGCGGCGACACGGCTGAATACGCCAAAAATGCCCGGCTGGTGGATGAGTTAGCCTCGCGCTCAGCGGTTGATCAGCAGCTGACGAAAGTTTTCGGCTGGGATAAAGAAGCAAAAGATTTCAACGGTACCAGCATCTACGACTATCAGGTCAAAGATCAGCAGTCAGCCGACGGCAATATCGCGGTAATTATGGCTAACGGTGCGATCATGGATGGCGACGAGACGGCGGGCACCGTGGGGGGTGATACCACCGCGATGGAAATTCGTCAGGCACGTCTGGATCCGAAGATAAAAGCCATTGTTTTCCGCGTTAACAGTCCCGGCGGCAGCGTAACAGCCTCCGAAACCATTCGCGAAGAGCTGGCGGCGGCGAAGGCCGCAGGTAAACCGGTGGTCGTCTCCATGGGCGGCCTGGCGGCATCGGGCGGCTACTGGGTCTCCACCCCGGCCAACTACATCATTGCCAGCCCGAACACCCTGACCGGCTCGATTGGGATTTTCGGCGTGATTAATACCGTCGAAAACTCACTCGATGCGATTGGCGTTCATACGGATGGCGTGTCTACCTCGCCGCTGGCCGATGTGGCCACCACTAAGGCGCTCCCGCCTGAAGTTCAGCAGATGATGCAGTTGAGCATTGAGAACGGCTATAAAAACTTCCTTAATCTGGTGGCGCAGGCCCGTAATAAAACCCCGGAGCAGATCGACCAGATCGCTCAGGGTCACGTCTGGACGGGCAGCGATGCCAAAGCAAACGGACTGGTTGACGCGCTGGGCGACTTTGACGATGCCGTTGCCAAAGCGGCCGAGCTGGCTAAGCTGAAACAGCCCCAGCTAAACTGGTATCAGGACGATCCGGGCATGCTTGATATGCTGTTCAGTCAGATGGATGTCTCAATTCGCGCCGCGCTGCCTGATGTCCTGAAGGTGTGGCTGCCCGCGCCGGTTATGGACACCATGGCGGCAATGAGGGATCAGCCCGGCCTGTTTGATAACCTTAACGATCCGCAAAATCGCTATGCCATCTGCCTGACCTGTGGTCAGGTGAAATAA
- the ansA gene encoding asparaginase — translation MQKKSIYVAYTGGTIGMQRSSQGYIPVSGHLQTQLANMPEFHRAEMPDFTIHEYQPLIDSSDMTPQDWQIIADDIRQNYHRYDGFVILHGTDTMAFTASALSFMLENLAKPVIVTGSQIPLEELRSDGQQNLLNALFVAANFPINEVSLFFNNTLYRGNRTTKAHADGFNAFASPNLAPLLEAGIHIRRLNTPPAPHGEGELIVHPITPQPVGVVTIYPGISADVVSNFLLQPVKALILRSYGVGNAPQNPAFLKELKEASSRGIVVINLTQCMSGKVNMGGYATGNALALAGVISGYDLTVEATLTKLHFLLSQGLSSDRVRQLMQVNLRGELTPDEK, via the coding sequence ATGCAAAAGAAATCTATCTACGTGGCCTATACGGGTGGAACCATAGGCATGCAGCGTTCTTCCCAGGGCTATATTCCGGTGTCTGGGCATCTGCAGACCCAACTGGCAAATATGCCCGAGTTTCATCGCGCCGAAATGCCTGACTTTACCATCCATGAGTATCAGCCACTGATTGACTCATCGGATATGACCCCGCAGGACTGGCAAATCATCGCCGATGATATTCGTCAGAACTACCATCGCTATGACGGCTTTGTGATCCTGCACGGCACCGATACCATGGCCTTCACCGCGTCTGCGCTCTCTTTTATGTTGGAAAATCTCGCCAAGCCGGTAATTGTGACAGGGTCACAGATTCCGCTTGAGGAACTCCGCTCCGACGGACAACAGAATCTGTTGAATGCACTCTTTGTGGCGGCGAACTTCCCGATAAATGAAGTATCTCTGTTTTTTAACAATACGCTTTATCGCGGTAACCGCACGACCAAGGCACATGCCGACGGTTTCAATGCGTTCGCCTCACCCAATCTGGCCCCGCTGCTTGAAGCCGGTATTCATATCCGCCGTCTGAACACCCCGCCAGCTCCCCACGGCGAGGGTGAGCTGATCGTGCATCCGATTACCCCGCAGCCGGTTGGCGTGGTGACGATATATCCCGGTATCTCAGCCGATGTGGTCAGTAATTTTCTCCTGCAGCCGGTAAAGGCGCTGATTCTGCGCTCGTACGGTGTAGGTAATGCCCCCCAAAACCCTGCCTTCCTGAAGGAGCTTAAAGAGGCTTCCTCGCGCGGGATAGTGGTTATCAACCTGACTCAGTGTATGTCCGGTAAGGTCAATATGGGCGGTTATGCCACCGGCAACGCGCTGGCGCTTGCAGGGGTGATCAGCGGTTACGATCTGACCGTCGAGGCGACGCTGACCAAGCTCCATTTTTTACTGTCACAGGGCCTTTCGAGCGACAGGGTACGTCAGCTGATGCAGGTTAATCTGCGCGGCGAACTGACGCCAGACGAGAAATAA
- the pncA gene encoding bifunctional nicotinamidase/pyrazinamidase, translating into MKTQQALLLIDLQNDFCPGGALAVEEGDAVIAVANQVAMRFHQRGQPVVATLDWHPHHHGSFASNAGEVPWTMGELDGLPQVWWPDHCVQGSKGAELHPELNRSVLVKQIYKGTDPRTDSYSAFFDNGQRSQTGLDSWLKSQGVTALTVMGLATDYCVKYSVLDALRLGYRVSVVVAGCRGVNLEAGDGERALAEMAASGALLINADGAEGTLR; encoded by the coding sequence ATGAAAACGCAGCAGGCACTGTTACTCATTGATTTACAGAATGACTTTTGTCCCGGCGGCGCGCTGGCCGTGGAGGAAGGTGATGCGGTTATCGCCGTAGCAAATCAGGTTGCGATGCGTTTTCACCAGCGTGGTCAGCCGGTGGTCGCCACGCTCGACTGGCACCCGCATCACCACGGCAGCTTCGCCTCAAATGCCGGAGAAGTGCCCTGGACCATGGGGGAGTTGGATGGGCTGCCCCAGGTCTGGTGGCCCGATCACTGCGTTCAGGGGAGTAAGGGGGCAGAGCTGCACCCTGAGCTTAATCGCAGCGTGCTCGTCAAGCAGATCTATAAGGGAACGGATCCCCGCACAGATAGCTACAGCGCCTTTTTTGACAATGGCCAGCGCAGCCAGACCGGCCTGGACAGCTGGTTAAAATCGCAGGGGGTGACGGCGCTAACGGTGATGGGCCTGGCGACCGATTACTGCGTGAAATATAGCGTGCTGGACGCGCTAAGGCTGGGCTATCGCGTCAGCGTGGTTGTCGCAGGGTGTCGGGGTGTGAATCTGGAAGCGGGTGACGGTGAGCGGGCGCTGGCGGAAATGGCGGCCAGCGGCGCGCTGCTTATCAATGCTGATGGGGCGGAAGGAACGCTCCGGTAA
- a CDS encoding DUF1315 family protein yields the protein MVLDEMINAMTPDVYQRLLTAVETGKWADGVALTDAQKENSLQLVMMWQAKYNEQPQHMSIGKGGEMVTKSKRELKEAFGIVDDNVTRIKLQ from the coding sequence ATGGTGTTGGATGAGATGATTAATGCCATGACGCCGGATGTTTACCAGCGTCTGCTGACTGCCGTTGAAACGGGTAAATGGGCCGACGGCGTCGCGCTGACGGATGCGCAGAAAGAGAACAGCCTGCAGCTGGTGATGATGTGGCAGGCGAAATATAATGAGCAGCCGCAGCATATGAGCATTGGCAAGGGTGGCGAGATGGTGACAAAAAGCAAAAGAGAGCTTAAGGAAGCGTTTGGCATTGTGGATGACAACGTCACCCGCATTAAGCTGCAATAA
- the msrB gene encoding peptide-methionine (R)-S-oxide reductase MsrB, which translates to MANKHLNPETDLNEVQRYVTQERGTERPFTGKLLHNKGEGLYHCLVCNSPLFLSETKYDSGCGWPSFYQPVSDDAIRYIEDDTHGMQRIEIRCGSCDAHLGHVFPDGPQPTGERYCVNSASLSFSDEEGNNIKG; encoded by the coding sequence ATGGCTAACAAACATCTGAACCCAGAAACCGATTTGAACGAAGTACAGCGTTATGTGACCCAGGAGCGCGGTACCGAGAGACCCTTTACCGGCAAGCTGCTGCATAACAAAGGCGAAGGGCTGTATCACTGCCTGGTGTGCAATTCGCCGCTGTTCCTGTCGGAAACCAAGTACGACTCCGGCTGCGGCTGGCCCAGTTTTTACCAGCCCGTCAGCGATGATGCTATTCGTTATATTGAAGATGACACTCACGGTATGCAGCGTATCGAAATTCGCTGCGGCAGCTGTGATGCCCACCTGGGGCACGTATTTCCGGATGGTCCTCAGCCTACGGGCGAGCGCTACTGCGTCAATTCCGCTTCGTTAAGCTTTTCTGACGAAGAAGGCAACAACATTAAAGGATAG
- the gapA gene encoding glyceraldehyde-3-phosphate dehydrogenase, with translation MTIKVGINGFGRIGRIVFRAAQQRSDVEIVAINDLLDAEYMAYMLKYDSTHGRFDGTVEVKDGHLVVNGKTIRVTAERDPANLKWGEIGVDVVAEATGIFLTDETARKHIQAGAKKVVLTGPSKDNTPMFVMGVNHKSYDGQDIVSNASCTTNCLAPLAKVINDKFGIVEALMTTVHATTATQKTVDGPSHKDWRGGRGASQNIIPSSTGAAKAVGKVIPELNGKLTGMSFRVPTPNVSVVDLTARLAKPASYKEICDAIKAASEGELKGVLGYTEDDVVSTDFNGEVLTSVFDAKAGIALSDTFVKLVAWYDNETGYSNKVLDLISHIAK, from the coding sequence ATGACTATCAAAGTAGGTATCAATGGTTTTGGCCGTATCGGTCGCATCGTTTTCCGTGCTGCTCAGCAGCGTTCTGATGTAGAAATCGTTGCAATCAACGATCTGCTGGACGCCGAGTACATGGCTTACATGCTGAAGTACGACTCTACCCATGGCCGTTTCGACGGTACTGTAGAAGTCAAAGACGGCCACCTGGTTGTTAACGGCAAAACCATTCGTGTTACCGCTGAAAGAGATCCAGCTAACCTGAAATGGGGCGAAATCGGCGTTGACGTTGTTGCTGAAGCAACCGGTATCTTCCTGACCGACGAAACCGCACGTAAGCACATTCAGGCTGGCGCGAAGAAAGTCGTACTGACCGGTCCTTCTAAAGACAACACCCCAATGTTCGTTATGGGCGTGAACCACAAGTCTTACGACGGCCAGGACATCGTTTCTAACGCATCCTGCACCACTAACTGCCTGGCACCGCTGGCAAAAGTGATCAACGACAAGTTCGGCATCGTTGAAGCGCTGATGACCACCGTGCATGCAACCACTGCAACCCAGAAAACCGTTGATGGCCCGTCTCACAAAGACTGGCGTGGCGGTCGTGGCGCATCTCAGAACATCATCCCTTCTTCTACCGGCGCAGCAAAAGCCGTAGGTAAAGTGATCCCTGAGCTGAACGGCAAACTGACCGGTATGTCTTTCCGCGTCCCTACGCCAAACGTCTCCGTGGTTGACCTGACTGCTCGTCTGGCTAAGCCTGCCTCTTACAAAGAAATTTGTGATGCAATCAAAGCGGCTTCTGAAGGCGAACTGAAAGGCGTTCTGGGCTACACCGAAGATGACGTGGTTTCTACCGATTTCAACGGCGAAGTTCTGACTTCTGTATTTGATGCCAAAGCAGGTATCGCCCTGAGCGACACCTTCGTCAAACTGGTTGCCTGGTATGACAACGAAACGGGCTATTCAAACAAAGTTCTGGATCTGATCTCTCACATTGCTAAATAA
- a CDS encoding D-hexose-6-phosphate mutarotase translates to MSEKLFSLAVTDQITPYISQRKIGDLPLLTIVHPKVRAAITLQGAHLIAWQPGSEKPVIWLSEKTAFTAGKAIRGGVPVCWPWFGPAGEPAHGFARSLPWTLSAHDENEESVMLTFVLESDERTKKLWPHDFTLIARFRFSDRLEIELEAHGDFEATAALHSYFNVADIAGVEVSGLGHPYIDKVSDGAEGNSASGRQTYPDRVDRVYTQPEDCSVITDTVGQRTIEVYHHHHSDVVTWNPGPALSCSMGDMANEGYKTMVCVETARISSAMKSSGESPSRLATTIKVRKNA, encoded by the coding sequence ATGAGCGAAAAACTCTTTTCCCTGGCGGTTACTGACCAGATCACCCCCTATATTTCGCAGAGAAAAATAGGCGACCTGCCCCTTTTAACCATTGTTCATCCAAAAGTCAGGGCGGCCATCACCTTACAGGGCGCGCATCTGATTGCCTGGCAGCCTGGTAGTGAAAAGCCCGTTATCTGGCTGAGCGAGAAGACAGCCTTTACCGCAGGGAAAGCCATCCGGGGCGGCGTGCCTGTCTGCTGGCCGTGGTTTGGTCCGGCAGGTGAACCCGCTCATGGCTTTGCGCGTAGTCTGCCCTGGACGCTGTCAGCACACGATGAGAATGAAGAGAGCGTGATGCTGACCTTCGTGCTGGAAAGTGACGAGCGCACGAAAAAGCTCTGGCCGCATGATTTCACCCTGATTGCGCGCTTCCGCTTCAGCGATCGCCTTGAAATTGAACTGGAGGCGCACGGAGACTTTGAGGCAACGGCCGCGCTGCACAGCTACTTTAACGTTGCCGACATCGCCGGTGTTGAAGTGAGTGGGCTTGGCCACCCCTATATTGATAAGGTCAGTGACGGGGCTGAGGGAAACTCTGCATCCGGCAGGCAAACCTACCCCGATCGGGTCGATCGCGTGTATACCCAACCTGAAGACTGTAGCGTTATCACCGATACTGTCGGTCAGCGTACCATCGAAGTCTACCACCACCACCATAGTGACGTTGTCACGTGGAACCCTGGCCCTGCACTGTCATGCAGTATGGGAGACATGGCCAATGAGGGTTATAAAACGATGGTGTGCGTGGAAACAGCGCGTATCTCATCCGCAATGAAGAGTTCGGGCGAAAGCCCATCCCGGCTGGCTACCACCATTAAAGTGCGTAAAAACGCCTGA